The following are encoded together in the Triticum dicoccoides isolate Atlit2015 ecotype Zavitan chromosome 6B, WEW_v2.0, whole genome shotgun sequence genome:
- the LOC119322573 gene encoding protein FLX-like 2, whose protein sequence is MGSKGRMPPPYHHRPLPGPGSGPPHGMMHRDPYGPGMHPPPGPGPYPYDMLPPPEILEQKLAAQCGEIQKLALENERLAASHASLRKELAAAQQELQRIQAQGEAAKAAEEQEMRGLLDKAAKMEADLKSYESVKADLQQAHAEAQNLAAARQHLLADAQKLNKDLQRNFGEAQQLPALMADLDAARQEYQHLRAAYEYERKLKMDHSESLQGMKKNYDSMVTELEKLRAELTNTTNVDRSGTLYNPNFAQKDGGTSSHHSAYDGGYGGAQARTPPGMPDPLSGSPAGTAPRSGYDPSRGNAYETSRLARVHDASRGATGYDSLKVAGYDTSRMPALGGQAAAPTAHGSSAGYYGSSQVTPPSHARAPGAAPTYGSAQVPPSYASGPVPSSSYGATTARPHGSAQGLPSYGQTQAPSYAHTQMPPSYGLAQASSHFAPTQGGSPYGLSAQPQGYGSTQAAPNTSGAYQAPHGRR, encoded by the exons ATGGGGAGCAAGGGGCGTATGCCTCCTCCTTACCACCACCGGCCGCTCCCTGGTCCCGGCTCTGGCCCGCCGCATGGCATGATGCACCGTGATCCGTACGGCCCGGGCATGCACCCACCGCCAGGGCCGGGGCCATACCCCTACGATATGTTGCCGCCGCCTGAGATCCTGGAGCAGAAGCTCGCGGCGCAGTGTGGAGAGATACAGAAGCTGGCGCTGGAGAATGAACGGCTCGCCGCGAGCCATGCGTCTCTGAGGAAAGAGCTCGCTGCCGCGCAGCAGGAGCTGCAGAGGATACAGGCGCAGGGGGAGGCGGCGAAGGCCGCCGAGGAGCAGGAGATGAGGGGGCTCCTTGATAAGGCTGCCAagatggaggccgatctcaagtccTACGAGTCTGTCAAGGCGGACCTGCAGCAGGCGCACGCGGAGGCGCAGAACCTGGCGGCGGCAAGGCAGCATTTATTGGCGGATGCGCAGAAGCTGAACAAAGACCTGCAGAGGAACTTTGGCGAGGCACAGCAGCTGCCTGCACTCATGGCTGATCTTGATGCTGCTAGACAGGAATATCAGCACCTCAG ggctgcATATGAGTATGAAAGGAAACTGAAGATGGACCACTCCGAGTCGCTGCAGGGAATGAAGAAAAATTATGACTCCATGGTTACAGAGTTAGAGAAGCTTCGTGCTGAGTTGACAAACACAACTAATGTTGACAGAAGTG GTACTTTGTACAATCCTAATTTTGCTCAGAAGGATGGTGGTACATCTAGCCACCATTCTGCTTATGATGGTGGCTATGGGGGTGCACAG GCTAGGACGCCCCCTGGTATGCCAGACCCTTTAAGCGGAAGCCCAGCTGGAACTGCTCCTCGTTCTGGATATGATCCATCAAGAGGGAATGCATATGAGACTTCTCGTCTTGCTAGAGTCCATGATGCATCAAGGGGTGCTACTGGTTACGACTCTCTAAAAGTTGCTGGATATGACACTTCTAGAATGCCTGCACTTGGAGGTCAGGCAGCGGCTCCAACTGCTCATGGGAGTAGTGCTGGTTACTATGGATCAAGTCAGGTCACACCACCTTCGCATGCACGGGCACCAGGTGCTGCACCCACATATGGATCTGCACAGGTGCCACCATCATATGCTTCTGGGCCAGTCCCGTCTTCATCATACGGCGCAACAACAGCGCGACCTCATGGCTCAGCTCAGGGGCTACCATCATATGGACAAACACAGGCTCCATCTTATGCACACACACAGATGCCACCATCCTATGGACTAGCACAGGCATCATCACACTTCGCCCCAACCCAGGGGGGGTCACCGTACGGGTTGTCTGCACAGCCTCAGGGCTATGGATCCACGCAAGCAGCACCTAACACCAGTGGTGCTTATCAAGCTCCACATGGACGTAGATAA